One Hippea jasoniae genomic region harbors:
- a CDS encoding ABC transporter substrate-binding protein codes for MKKSLTGIVVLAVLAVVVIVFLKFISKPKPQKVAKVPTAVAAKKEIKVGVVWPMTGLVAAFGQSAWKGATLAQSMMPTTEDGAKIKLILLDNKGMKVETANAVSKLITDNHVKAVIGAITSSNTLAGAPIAEKNHIPMLTSSATNPLVTKGKKFVSRVCFIDPFQGTVAAKYVWNNLHAKTAVVMIEKDQDYSVGLAHAFMEAFKKLGGKVVGVEFFQSTDQDYSAQIADIKTKNPDIIYMPSYYQEISLFCKQARQYGLKQTVMAGDGAEADTLIKIGGKAVEGVTFTTHYDPHAAATPLSKKFLKLFKEKYHGDPDAMAALGADAYFVLLNAINKAGGYKATPTKINYWIRHTKGFKGVTGVITIDPETGNAIKSAVIRKVENGKFVYVTTVNP; via the coding sequence ATGAAGAAAAGCCTAACTGGTATTGTTGTGTTAGCCGTTTTAGCTGTGGTTGTCATCGTGTTTCTAAAGTTTATTAGTAAACCTAAACCCCAAAAGGTTGCAAAGGTTCCCACTGCTGTTGCTGCTAAAAAGGAAATCAAGGTTGGTGTTGTATGGCCTATGACAGGTCTTGTAGCGGCTTTTGGTCAGAGTGCATGGAAAGGGGCGACATTGGCTCAAAGTATGATGCCAACAACAGAAGACGGCGCAAAGATAAAGCTCATTCTACTTGATAACAAAGGTATGAAGGTTGAAACAGCCAATGCTGTAAGTAAACTTATCACAGATAATCATGTGAAAGCTGTTATAGGTGCAATTACAAGTTCCAATACGCTTGCTGGTGCTCCAATTGCTGAAAAAAACCACATACCCATGCTTACATCTTCAGCTACTAATCCGCTTGTTACAAAGGGTAAAAAATTTGTATCAAGGGTTTGCTTTATCGATCCATTTCAGGGAACTGTAGCTGCAAAGTATGTATGGAACAATCTACATGCTAAAACAGCTGTTGTAATGATTGAAAAAGATCAGGATTATTCTGTAGGATTGGCACATGCCTTCATGGAAGCGTTTAAAAAATTGGGTGGCAAAGTAGTAGGTGTTGAGTTTTTTCAGTCAACAGATCAAGACTACTCAGCCCAGATTGCTGATATTAAAACAAAGAATCCAGATATTATCTATATGCCTTCATATTACCAGGAAATCTCTCTGTTCTGTAAACAGGCAAGGCAGTATGGCTTGAAACAAACAGTTATGGCCGGTGATGGTGCTGAGGCGGATACATTAATCAAAATCGGTGGAAAAGCTGTTGAGGGTGTTACATTTACAACACATTACGACCCGCATGCAGCTGCAACTCCTCTTTCAAAGAAGTTTTTAAAACTTTTCAAAGAAAAATATCATGGAGATCCAGATGCAATGGCAGCTTTAGGTGCTGATGCGTATTTTGTTCTTCTAAATGCCATAAACAAAGCTGGTGGATACAAAGCAACACCAACAAAGATTAACTACTGGATAAGACATACAAAAGGGTTCAAAGGTGTAACAGGTGTTATTACAATCGACCCAGAAACAGGTAACGCTATCAAGAGTGCCGTTATTAGAAAGGTTGAAAACGGCAAATTCGTATATGTAACAACCGTCAATCCTTAA
- a CDS encoding glycosyltransferase, giving the protein MKILYVVGGLPFGGIENLLFDIAIELSKRNIDYRIINISGTGEKTEEFFRANLPVVNLGNSKKILKTYRLPTAIKLRNFIKQYKPDIIHSMQFSADYFSRIATIGIKDIKIITHIHNIKKEKRLERRILNKILSFKTDVFLSVSKDVFKVVEKEHNLARKQHYILYNAINTKAFDTETSLNLQKGIKYIACVGRLVKQKNFDVAIKAFSLIEKNHPDTRLLIVGDGGMNKKLQQLTKDLNIYDKVIFAGYRKDVPGILKKSYMLLMPSEYEGFGIAHLEAMYAGLPAIISPFVPSKEIASECSIIAPIDPQQIAYSIEKLLTDEVLYKELSLKAKEIAKNFTIEEYVNKLLTLYSSLILNKPIENLIL; this is encoded by the coding sequence ATGAAAATCCTTTATGTTGTCGGTGGTTTGCCCTTTGGAGGAATAGAAAACCTCCTGTTTGATATTGCAATAGAGCTATCAAAAAGAAACATCGATTACAGAATTATCAATATTTCAGGCACAGGAGAAAAAACAGAGGAATTTTTTAGAGCCAATTTACCCGTAGTAAACTTGGGAAACTCAAAGAAAATCCTGAAAACATACAGGCTACCAACAGCAATAAAATTAAGAAATTTTATTAAGCAATACAAGCCCGATATAATCCATTCAATGCAGTTTTCAGCAGATTATTTTTCGAGGATTGCCACAATAGGCATAAAAGACATTAAAATAATCACCCATATTCACAACATAAAAAAAGAAAAAAGATTAGAACGCAGAATTCTTAACAAAATTCTATCATTCAAAACAGATGTTTTTCTTTCAGTTTCAAAGGATGTGTTTAAGGTAGTAGAAAAAGAGCATAATTTGGCAAGAAAACAGCATTATATTTTATACAACGCAATAAATACAAAAGCATTTGACACCGAAACTTCACTAAATCTCCAAAAAGGAATTAAATACATAGCCTGTGTAGGTAGACTGGTGAAACAAAAAAACTTTGATGTGGCAATTAAGGCTTTTTCTTTGATAGAAAAAAATCATCCCGATACACGCCTGCTTATTGTTGGTGATGGTGGAATGAATAAAAAATTGCAGCAACTAACTAAAGATCTGAATATTTACGATAAAGTCATTTTTGCTGGGTACAGAAAGGATGTTCCAGGAATCTTAAAAAAATCATACATGCTTCTAATGCCTTCTGAGTATGAGGGTTTTGGTATTGCCCATCTTGAGGCGATGTATGCTGGTCTTCCAGCTATAATATCACCGTTTGTGCCCTCAAAAGAGATTGCAAGTGAGTGTAGTATTATAGCACCTATTGACCCGCAGCAGATAGCTTATTCTATAGAAAAACTTTTAACAGATGAAGTTCTTTATAAAGAATTATCACTGAAAGCAAAAGAGATAGCCAAAAATTTCACTATAGAAGAATATGTGAACAAGCTATTAACACTCTACTCAAGCCTCATCTTAAACAAGCCGATAGAAAATTTAATCTTATAG
- a CDS encoding zinc dependent phospholipase C family protein: MSVVLIILVAIIGVLIFPLNSFAWGAGVHIGVSLSAVSELEPYLKMLVFGNLNEFLYGVLAPDFIVGKGLGSKQKHSHNWDVAFKLLDNAKNEQMEAFAIGYLSHLAADVAVHGLMVKKFERFKGAKHAIVEAVAENLCDVQYKNLARRIIGRYNSHLDDAFKNDVDSVLFSFGLSKLIFKGFVRISTTDYFSRAFLRQNVLTFLCVDTETIKDYLELSKKFCMDVLLHRKNSPVTKLSAISE, from the coding sequence ATGTCAGTTGTTCTTATTATTCTTGTTGCCATAATTGGAGTATTGATTTTTCCTCTGAATAGTTTTGCATGGGGAGCGGGGGTGCATATTGGTGTATCTTTAAGTGCCGTCTCTGAGCTTGAGCCTTATCTCAAGATGCTTGTATTTGGTAACCTTAACGAATTTCTCTACGGCGTACTGGCACCTGATTTTATTGTGGGAAAGGGCCTGGGCAGCAAACAGAAGCATTCCCACAACTGGGATGTTGCATTCAAGCTTTTAGATAACGCAAAAAACGAGCAGATGGAAGCGTTTGCAATTGGATATCTCTCTCATCTTGCAGCAGATGTAGCTGTTCACGGCTTGATGGTTAAAAAATTTGAAAGGTTTAAAGGAGCAAAACACGCAATTGTTGAGGCAGTGGCTGAAAATCTATGCGATGTGCAATATAAAAATCTTGCAAGAAGGATAATTGGCCGCTATAATTCGCATCTTGATGATGCTTTCAAGAATGATGTTGACAGTGTCCTGTTTAGTTTTGGCTTAAGCAAGCTTATTTTTAAAGGTTTTGTAAGGATTTCAACGACGGATTATTTTTCAAGAGCATTTCTAAGACAGAATGTTTTGACCTTTTTGTGTGTGGATACAGAAACAATTAAAGACTACCTTGAGCTTTCCAAGAAATTTTGTATGGATGTTCTTTTGCATAGAAAAAACTCGCCAGTAACAAAATTAAGTGCTATCAGCGAATAA
- the rho gene encoding transcription termination factor Rho, with protein MSFTKEELANKKVVELVEIGKTLGIPTTVKRKNELIEEILKRTTQKEDEKLQTQQKNQTKNTEKHQPKVEVVSLLKGEGVLEILPDGYGFLRSAKNNYLSGPNDIYVSPSQIKRFSLKTGDYVYGQVRAPKDTEKYHALLKIEQINYQEPDKAIKRKNFDDLTPLYPMERIKLETIPDNLSSRVMDLITPIGKGQRGLIVAPPRTGKTMLLQNIANSITQNHPEIRIIVLLIDERPEEVTDMKRSVNAEVISSTFDESPERHVQVAEIVLERAKRLVEHGHDVLILLDSITRLARAYNSVIPPSGKVLSGGLDSNALQKPKRFFGAARNVEDGGSLTIIATALIDTGSRMDDVIFEEFKGTGNMELHLDRGLSDRRIFPAIDITRSGTRKEELLVPKDQLNRIWILRKILIEMNDIDAMLFLLDKLSKTKTNKEFLDSMNR; from the coding sequence ATGAGTTTTACAAAAGAAGAATTGGCAAATAAAAAGGTTGTTGAACTTGTTGAGATTGGCAAGACTTTGGGTATTCCAACAACCGTAAAAAGAAAAAATGAGCTAATCGAGGAGATTTTAAAAAGAACAACACAAAAGGAGGATGAAAAACTGCAAACCCAACAGAAAAATCAAACAAAGAACACCGAGAAACATCAACCCAAAGTAGAAGTAGTTAGCCTTTTAAAAGGAGAAGGCGTGCTTGAAATTCTTCCTGATGGATACGGTTTTTTGAGGTCTGCAAAAAACAACTATTTATCTGGACCAAACGATATCTATGTTTCACCCAGCCAGATAAAACGGTTTAGTTTAAAAACCGGTGATTATGTTTATGGTCAGGTAAGAGCACCAAAGGATACGGAAAAATACCATGCACTGCTAAAAATAGAACAGATCAACTATCAAGAACCGGACAAAGCCATAAAAAGAAAGAACTTTGATGATTTGACACCTCTGTATCCTATGGAACGAATAAAACTTGAAACAATACCGGATAATCTCTCATCACGCGTTATGGATTTGATTACACCGATTGGTAAGGGTCAGAGGGGTTTAATAGTTGCACCCCCAAGAACGGGAAAAACGATGCTTCTTCAAAATATAGCAAACAGCATAACCCAGAATCATCCAGAGATAAGAATTATTGTGCTTTTAATCGATGAAAGACCCGAAGAAGTCACAGATATGAAGCGCTCCGTAAATGCGGAGGTGATAAGTTCAACATTTGATGAATCGCCAGAGCGTCATGTGCAGGTGGCTGAGATCGTGCTTGAAAGGGCAAAAAGGCTCGTTGAACATGGCCATGATGTGTTAATTTTACTTGATTCTATTACACGACTTGCAAGGGCATACAACTCTGTAATCCCTCCAAGCGGAAAGGTTTTATCAGGTGGACTTGACTCAAATGCCCTCCAGAAACCCAAGCGGTTTTTTGGTGCTGCACGAAATGTGGAGGATGGTGGCAGTCTCACCATTATTGCAACAGCCTTAATCGACACAGGTTCTCGAATGGATGATGTTATTTTTGAGGAGTTCAAAGGCACGGGCAATATGGAGCTGCATTTGGATAGAGGTCTTTCAGATAGAAGAATTTTCCCCGCAATAGATATAACCCGTTCTGGCACAAGAAAAGAGGAGTTGCTTGTTCCAAAAGATCAACTCAACAGAATATGGATATTAAGAAAAATCTTAATCGAGATGAACGATATAGATGCAATGCTGTTTTTGCTTGATAAACTTTCAAAGACAAAAACGAATAAGGAATTTTTAGATTCCATGAATCGTTGA
- a CDS encoding tRNA dihydrouridine synthase: MNLGSLKVSNPYLLAPMAGYTDMPFRKICREFGCALTFSELVSVNALCFDNKKTLQYLKRDGIDKPFCIQLFGSEPELFKEAVQRVEDLCECIDINAGCPAPKVIRAKAGAYLLKDTDNFLKIIDAVVKATKKPVSIKMRMGYDAPNSDDLYRAIEDRGVSFITIHGRLKKEYFKGEVDYNHIAHVKELINIPVVANGGIDSFKKLQRVKAITGCEFFMVGQAAIGKPFIFEDFLSKRDTKRDLEFIKSVMLRHLSYLYNFSGKKAISQFRKFFHAYLKGYPNVKKFNNMINRCSDYYEAVEIIEKVGKPT; encoded by the coding sequence ATGAATTTAGGCTCTCTTAAGGTCAGCAATCCCTATCTTTTAGCCCCTATGGCAGGTTATACCGATATGCCGTTTAGAAAGATTTGCAGGGAATTTGGTTGCGCATTGACTTTTTCTGAGCTTGTAAGCGTTAATGCTTTATGTTTTGATAATAAAAAGACCCTTCAGTATCTTAAGCGGGATGGGATAGATAAGCCTTTTTGTATTCAGCTGTTTGGAAGTGAGCCTGAGCTTTTTAAAGAAGCGGTCCAGCGGGTTGAAGATCTGTGTGAGTGTATCGATATTAACGCTGGATGCCCTGCCCCCAAAGTAATAAGAGCAAAAGCAGGTGCGTATCTTTTGAAGGACACGGATAATTTTTTAAAAATCATAGATGCTGTTGTGAAGGCAACAAAAAAGCCTGTTAGCATAAAGATGAGGATGGGCTACGATGCTCCAAACAGCGATGATTTATACAGAGCCATTGAGGATAGAGGCGTTAGCTTTATAACAATACACGGAAGGCTAAAGAAAGAATACTTTAAAGGTGAAGTTGACTACAACCATATTGCCCATGTAAAAGAGTTGATAAATATACCTGTTGTTGCAAACGGAGGCATAGACTCTTTTAAAAAACTTCAAAGGGTTAAAGCTATTACGGGTTGTGAATTTTTTATGGTAGGTCAGGCTGCCATAGGAAAACCGTTTATTTTTGAAGATTTTTTAAGCAAAAGGGATACAAAAAGAGATCTGGAATTTATAAAAAGTGTGATGTTAAGACATCTAAGTTATCTTTATAATTTTTCAGGTAAAAAAGCTATCTCTCAATTTCGAAAGTTTTTCCATGCTTATCTAAAAGGCTACCCCAATGTTAAGAAGTTCAACAACATGATTAATCGATGCAGTGATTATTATGAAGCAGTTGAGATAATAGAAAAGGTGGGAAAGCCGACTTAG